The proteins below come from a single Chryseobacterium capnotolerans genomic window:
- a CDS encoding beta-ketoacyl synthase N-terminal-like domain-containing protein: MKKEIYITDYNCVTPLGFDVDSNWNALLAGKSGVDLHKIIESQDAFYASGINSEKLNEEFDRVFSQIDQQTFTRLEKMLLLSMKPLVEKHTISEDTALILSTTKGNISLLKNQTELPEGVYLSQLAQKIADFFGFKTNPIVVSNACVSGVMAIAVAKNMIQAGRYKDAFVIAGDEISEFVISGFNSFQAIGSEPCKPYDKNRNGINIGEAAAAVYITTEFSEDEKFRFKVLGDSAINDANHISGPSRTGDGLYGSIRNSMMEAKVSAEQIDFISAHGTATLYNDEMESIAFSRMELQNVPLNSMKGYYGHCLGASGLLESIISMESALQNTLIPSKNFEEMGVSEPLNIIKKNQPANIRYILKTASGFGGCNAAIVLEKC, translated from the coding sequence ATGAAGAAAGAAATTTATATTACAGATTACAACTGTGTAACTCCTCTTGGCTTTGATGTAGATTCTAACTGGAATGCACTTTTAGCTGGAAAATCAGGGGTTGATTTACATAAAATTATAGAAAGCCAGGATGCTTTTTACGCCTCCGGAATCAATTCTGAAAAGCTGAATGAAGAATTTGACAGAGTATTCTCTCAAATTGACCAACAGACATTCACAAGACTGGAGAAGATGCTTCTTCTAAGCATGAAGCCTTTAGTTGAAAAGCATACTATATCTGAAGACACAGCACTCATCCTTTCTACAACAAAAGGAAACATCAGCTTATTAAAAAATCAGACTGAATTACCTGAAGGCGTTTATTTATCGCAATTAGCACAAAAAATCGCTGATTTTTTCGGATTTAAAACTAACCCTATCGTGGTTTCCAATGCCTGTGTTTCTGGGGTAATGGCTATTGCCGTGGCTAAGAATATGATTCAGGCAGGAAGGTATAAAGATGCCTTTGTGATCGCTGGAGATGAAATTTCGGAATTTGTAATTTCCGGTTTCAATTCATTTCAGGCTATTGGATCAGAACCATGCAAACCTTATGATAAAAACCGGAACGGAATCAATATTGGCGAGGCAGCAGCAGCAGTTTACATCACTACAGAGTTTTCAGAAGATGAAAAATTCAGATTTAAAGTATTGGGAGATTCAGCCATTAATGATGCCAACCATATTTCCGGCCCTTCAAGAACGGGAGATGGCTTATACGGAAGTATCAGAAATTCGATGATGGAAGCTAAGGTTTCCGCAGAGCAAATTGATTTTATTTCAGCCCACGGAACGGCAACATTATACAACGATGAAATGGAAAGTATCGCTTTCAGCAGAATGGAGCTTCAAAATGTCCCACTAAACAGCATGAAAGGATATTACGGACACTGCTTAGGAGCTTCCGGATTATTGGAAAGTATTATTTCTATGGAATCTGCTCTTCAAAACACCTTGATCCCTTCTAAAAATTTTGAAGAAATGGGTGTATCCGAACCGTTGAATATCATTAAAAAAAACCAACCTGCAAACATCAGATATATTTTGAAGACGGCTTCCGGTTTTGGAGGTTGTAATGCAGCAATTGTATTGGAAAAATGTTAA
- a CDS encoding ABC transporter permease produces MLLYKLWRSFIKEILLLKRDIGGIVIIFVMPLLLIVTITLIQDSTFKNLEGSKIPIIFIDNDQSEVSKNIKGELENSKTFQLLTNFNEKSAQDAVFAGEYQMAIVIPENLTKDLNSNIDSKVQTIVSSFGLEDDSAKTKIEAPKAKEIHLYFDPATNAGFKNSVMNSVNKMVFEIENKKIYKAFQDQLGTEENLEENKNLISFKEITPKKGEMDIMPNSVQHNVPAWTLFAIFFIVVPLSINLVKEKSQGTSVRARISPTPYFVHILGKTFTYLIICLIQFLLMVAVGIYLFPYMDLPAFDVSGKMFQLVTVTLFAGLAAIGFGVLLGTIADTQEQSAPFGATSVVVLAAIGGIWVPVFLMPEFMQTVAKFSPMNWGLNAYYDIILRNSGIGGIAKELVFLFLFYISTVSISIFYERKLHNI; encoded by the coding sequence ATGTTGTTGTATAAACTGTGGAGAAGCTTTATTAAGGAAATTCTTCTGCTGAAAAGAGATATCGGAGGTATTGTCATCATTTTTGTGATGCCGCTGCTTTTGATTGTAACCATTACCTTGATTCAGGATTCTACCTTTAAAAACCTTGAAGGTTCAAAAATCCCAATCATTTTTATTGATAACGATCAATCCGAAGTTTCCAAAAATATAAAAGGTGAGCTGGAAAATAGCAAAACCTTCCAACTGTTGACTAATTTCAACGAAAAATCGGCACAGGATGCTGTATTTGCAGGAGAGTATCAGATGGCCATCGTTATTCCTGAAAATCTGACAAAAGATTTAAATTCCAATATCGATTCAAAAGTTCAGACGATTGTAAGCTCATTTGGATTGGAAGATGATTCTGCAAAAACAAAAATAGAAGCTCCAAAAGCCAAAGAAATTCATTTGTATTTTGACCCGGCTACCAATGCAGGATTCAAAAACTCTGTGATGAATTCTGTGAACAAAATGGTTTTTGAGATCGAAAATAAAAAGATCTACAAAGCTTTTCAGGATCAATTAGGCACTGAAGAAAATCTTGAAGAGAATAAAAACCTCATCAGTTTCAAAGAAATCACTCCAAAAAAAGGAGAAATGGATATTATGCCGAATTCCGTTCAACATAACGTTCCTGCATGGACTCTTTTTGCTATATTTTTCATCGTAGTTCCTTTGTCAATCAATCTTGTAAAGGAAAAAAGCCAGGGAACAAGTGTAAGAGCCAGAATAAGCCCTACTCCATACTTCGTTCATATCTTAGGAAAGACATTTACCTATCTGATCATCTGCCTTATTCAGTTTTTACTGATGGTGGCTGTAGGGATCTACCTTTTCCCGTATATGGATCTTCCGGCATTTGATGTATCCGGAAAAATGTTCCAACTTGTTACAGTAACTCTGTTTGCCGGGCTTGCTGCTATTGGATTTGGAGTATTATTGGGAACTATTGCAGATACTCAGGAACAGTCTGCTCCTTTTGGAGCAACATCTGTAGTAGTATTGGCAGCAATCGGAGGAATCTGGGTTCCGGTATTTTTAATGCCTGAATTCATGCAGACTGTCGCTAAATTCTCTCCTATGAACTGGGGATTGAATGCTTATTATGATATTATATTAAGAAACAGTGGAATCGGAGGGATTGCCAAAGAACTGGTATTCCTGTTTTTATTTTATATTTCCACCGTATCCATTTCTATTTTTTACGAAAGAAAACTTCATAATATTTAA
- a CDS encoding DUF6705 family protein — translation MKKILTFILIGLFTYCKSQFNFSPGANNPNSNIDKFIGAWVWQDNEKSLELVFRKENILLPIKGNVRADALIGFHKYVSNNLIIESSVQYSDTNYESKKSTILGYTLSNPNKLVGSITHISKNKNIEYEIEYIDSNHIKLLNLKNHNGVKINVPGQPLYDSSITLPANIILTRK, via the coding sequence ATGAAGAAAATATTAACATTTATATTGATTGGTTTATTTACTTATTGTAAATCCCAATTTAATTTTTCTCCTGGAGCAAATAATCCCAATTCTAATATTGATAAATTTATTGGAGCATGGGTCTGGCAGGATAATGAAAAAAGTTTAGAATTAGTTTTTAGAAAAGAAAATATTCTTCTTCCAATAAAAGGGAATGTAAGAGCTGATGCATTAATAGGATTTCATAAGTATGTTAGTAATAACTTAATTATTGAAAGTTCTGTACAATACTCTGATACGAACTATGAGAGTAAAAAAAGTACAATATTAGGATATACACTTAGTAATCCTAATAAATTGGTTGGAAGTATAACTCATATTTCTAAAAATAAAAATATAGAATATGAAATAGAATATATAGATTCAAACCATATCAAATTATTGAATTTAAAGAATCATAATGGAGTAAAGATTAATGTTCCGGGACAGCCCCTTTATGATTCTTCAATAACTCTTCCAGCAAATATTATATTGACTAGGAAATAA
- a CDS encoding acyl-CoA thioesterase has translation MQSNENILTCTEEVRVRFNETDPLGIVWHGHYIVYFEDGREAFGRQHGLTYLDIQKAGYVTPIVKSTCEHFLPLKYGETFRIVTTFVNSASAKLIYKYELFNHENKLVCSGETIQVFLDSNGSLCLYNPEFFQAWKDKMGLS, from the coding sequence ATGCAGTCTAACGAAAATATATTAACCTGTACCGAAGAAGTAAGAGTACGATTCAACGAGACAGATCCACTGGGTATTGTCTGGCATGGCCATTATATCGTTTATTTTGAAGACGGAAGAGAAGCCTTCGGGCGCCAGCATGGTCTCACTTACCTTGATATTCAGAAGGCAGGCTATGTAACCCCTATTGTAAAAAGCACCTGTGAACATTTTCTTCCCTTAAAATATGGAGAAACCTTCAGAATTGTGACCACTTTTGTCAATTCTGCTTCCGCAAAACTTATCTATAAGTACGAACTTTTCAATCACGAAAATAAATTGGTGTGCAGTGGAGAAACTATCCAGGTATTTCTGGATAGCAACGGAAGTTTATGTTTATACAACCCGGAATTTTTTCAAGCCTGGAAAGATAAAATGGGATTATCATGA
- a CDS encoding phosphopantetheine-binding protein → MENLKTELKHKIIEVLNLEDVSVEEIKDTDPLFGGGLGLDSIDALELIVLLDKDYGIKLADPKKGKEIFQSIDTMAKFIEDNRTK, encoded by the coding sequence ATGGAAAACTTAAAAACTGAATTGAAGCACAAAATTATTGAAGTCCTTAACCTTGAAGACGTTTCTGTAGAGGAAATCAAAGATACAGATCCATTATTTGGAGGCGGATTAGGATTAGATTCTATCGACGCATTAGAATTGATCGTGCTTCTTGACAAAGACTATGGAATAAAATTAGCCGATCCTAAAAAAGGAAAGGAAATTTTCCAATCTATCGATACCATGGCAAAATTCATCGAAGACAACAGAACAAAATAA
- a CDS encoding 3-oxoacyl-ACP synthase, with translation MEEPLMRKINTCTLENSKIIVDGNLIFEIKSNTFLEFAKEAYKSLELSYPKFHKMDSLSKLAFLSAEMLLKEEDHSRTALVFANKSSSLDTDFKYQESINSQENYFPSPAVFVYTLPNICVGEISIKHKMQTENAFFVLDEFDENFLNEYAEQILLSGKADKVLCGWVELFQENYKAFVYLLTL, from the coding sequence ATGGAAGAGCCATTAATGAGGAAAATTAATACCTGCACCCTAGAAAACTCAAAAATAATCGTTGATGGAAACCTTATTTTTGAAATCAAAAGCAATACATTCCTGGAATTTGCCAAAGAAGCCTATAAAAGCTTAGAGCTCAGCTATCCGAAATTCCACAAAATGGACAGTTTGAGTAAATTGGCTTTTCTTTCTGCTGAAATGCTATTAAAAGAGGAAGACCACAGCAGAACAGCATTAGTTTTTGCCAACAAATCATCCAGTCTGGATACTGATTTCAAGTACCAGGAAAGTATCAATTCACAGGAGAACTACTTCCCTAGCCCGGCAGTCTTTGTTTATACCCTGCCAAACATCTGTGTAGGGGAAATCAGCATTAAACACAAAATGCAGACTGAGAACGCTTTCTTTGTTTTGGACGAATTTGATGAAAATTTTTTAAACGAATATGCTGAACAGATCCTCCTTTCTGGAAAAGCTGATAAAGTATTATGCGGCTGGGTTGAATTATTTCAGGAAAATTATAAAGCTTTTGTATATTTGCTCACATTATAA
- a CDS encoding beta-ketoacyl synthase N-terminal-like domain-containing protein, whose product MSAVYINSASCISVQDTLNENILQNLKPENSAKIIKAIEPNYKEFIPPGMIRRMSKTVKMSSVASHYALKEAGIEKPDAIIVGTGMGCSQDSEKFLKNVIDNHEEFLTPTFFIQSTHNTVAGQIALGLQCHAYNFTYVNTSSSLEFSLLDAQLQIKDGEAENVLVGSTDEQTDRTMELYCLNNTIKKESDLPADYLHSTTNGVIWGEGASFFVVGKDKAENSYAKLTDIKISNRLELEETSDFIQKFLIKNNLSVQDIDTVILGYSGDASSDVYYSKAMDLFQDSALLYYKHLSGEFNTASGFSTFMACHILKEQQIPEVMMINKEKKEEVKNVLLYNHLAGSDHSLTLLERV is encoded by the coding sequence ATGAGTGCAGTATACATCAACAGTGCATCCTGTATCTCTGTTCAGGACACTTTAAACGAAAATATTCTTCAGAATCTTAAGCCGGAAAACTCCGCGAAGATCATCAAAGCCATTGAACCTAATTACAAAGAATTCATTCCTCCTGGCATGATCAGAAGAATGTCTAAAACGGTAAAAATGAGCTCAGTAGCTTCACATTACGCTTTAAAAGAAGCCGGAATTGAAAAACCGGATGCCATTATTGTAGGAACCGGAATGGGATGTTCCCAGGATTCTGAAAAATTTCTAAAAAACGTAATTGATAATCATGAGGAGTTTTTAACTCCTACATTCTTTATTCAATCCACTCATAATACCGTTGCAGGCCAGATCGCCCTTGGACTGCAGTGTCATGCCTACAATTTCACCTATGTAAATACCTCTTCATCGCTGGAATTTTCATTGTTGGATGCTCAACTTCAGATTAAGGATGGTGAAGCTGAAAATGTTCTGGTGGGATCTACGGATGAGCAGACTGACAGAACTATGGAACTTTATTGTCTGAATAATACCATTAAAAAAGAATCCGATCTTCCTGCGGATTATCTACATTCTACAACCAATGGTGTTATCTGGGGCGAAGGAGCAAGCTTTTTTGTTGTAGGAAAAGATAAAGCAGAAAATTCCTATGCAAAGCTTACTGACATTAAAATCAGCAATAGATTGGAACTGGAAGAGACTTCAGATTTTATCCAGAAGTTCTTAATAAAAAACAACCTTTCTGTACAAGATATTGATACTGTCATTTTAGGGTACAGTGGTGATGCAAGTTCAGATGTTTATTACTCTAAGGCTATGGATTTGTTTCAAGATTCTGCCTTACTATATTACAAACATTTGAGCGGAGAATTCAATACAGCCAGTGGCTTTTCTACGTTTATGGCCTGTCATATTCTTAAGGAACAGCAAATTCCTGAAGTGATGATGATTAATAAAGAGAAAAAGGAAGAAGTGAAAAATGTACTTCTTTACAATCATTTAGCAGGCAGCGACCATAGCTTGACATTACTAGAAAGAGTATAG
- a CDS encoding polysaccharide deacetylase family protein translates to MKHYSFILFYLFCNVFIYAFQGSFWVYIACFLAFSAVVVWGSFAIELGHFVNSITHKRTKIKEVALTFDDGPTEFTPKFLDLLKDHEIKATFFCIGKQIEKYPETFQRIIAEGHTIGNHTLSHSNSTGFLSTSKMMAEIENCDKVIKKVGNMQTDLYRPPFGVTNPSIAKAIQRTHKTSIGWNVRSLDTVIDDEKKIYQRVTKNLKKGSIILLHDTSEKTYRVLADLLVFLADKKYSTFTVDSITNSRKND, encoded by the coding sequence ATGAAACATTATTCATTCATCCTATTCTATCTCTTTTGTAACGTTTTTATCTATGCGTTTCAGGGAAGTTTTTGGGTGTACATCGCATGTTTCCTTGCTTTTTCTGCGGTAGTGGTTTGGGGATCGTTTGCTATTGAACTGGGGCATTTTGTTAACAGTATTACCCATAAAAGAACAAAAATTAAAGAAGTAGCCCTTACATTTGATGATGGCCCTACAGAATTCACACCGAAATTTTTAGATTTACTGAAAGACCATGAGATAAAAGCAACCTTTTTCTGTATCGGAAAACAAATTGAAAAATACCCTGAAACATTTCAGAGAATCATTGCTGAAGGCCACACCATTGGAAATCATACCTTATCTCATTCCAATTCAACTGGGTTTTTATCAACTTCAAAAATGATGGCAGAGATTGAAAACTGTGATAAAGTCATAAAGAAGGTTGGGAATATGCAAACAGATTTATACAGACCTCCTTTCGGGGTTACCAATCCAAGTATTGCCAAAGCGATACAGCGAACTCATAAAACAAGTATCGGCTGGAATGTACGTTCTCTGGACACTGTTATCGATGATGAAAAGAAAATCTACCAAAGAGTAACTAAAAATCTGAAAAAAGGCAGCATTATTCTCCTTCATGATACTTCAGAAAAAACGTATCGCGTGCTGGCAGATTTATTAGTATTTTTGGCAGATAAAAAGTATTCAACCTTTACCGTTGATTCCATTACAA